A single region of the Salarchaeum japonicum genome encodes:
- a CDS encoding Hvo_1808 family surface protein — protein sequence MDRRILAVALVAMVALAGCQSPFSSETTTPAPTSTDATTTHATSTDGTNTDEYADPETDRLGWEGGLWYDEPIQVDRSDGLNDSELAAVVNRSMARVEQVRQLEFETTVPVSIITRAEFRNQTQSGGEPSRNASLHQNVKWEAVFMTGENESAIAAQRSNTAGSVGGYYSPSEDRIVIVSDSENPQMNEVTLSQELFHALQDQRFNITRYDQSTTESHNAIDGIIEGDGNYVDYLYEQRCTEDWDCLMPESSGGGGSSSDLHVGMYAITFQPYSDGPPFVQQIRENGGWEAVNAVYENPPASTEQTIHPATYGEDAPTEVSVADTSTAEWSVPDLGPNSVDYAEFGEGGMYVALWYQSYVASNEAGAVRNVAIPYQDFFSASGELDAYNYDHEMTAGWDGDKLVPYVRDDSTETNETGYVWKSVWDSPQDAQEFVEGYRAVLDHLGATEVSTDTYRIPDGKYADAFSVEVSGDTVTIVNAPTVEELDDVHETA from the coding sequence ATGGACCGTCGAATACTCGCCGTCGCCCTGGTCGCGATGGTCGCCCTCGCGGGCTGTCAGAGCCCGTTCTCCTCCGAGACGACGACGCCCGCGCCGACGAGCACGGACGCGACGACGACCCACGCGACGAGCACGGACGGCACGAACACCGACGAGTACGCCGACCCCGAGACCGACCGCCTCGGCTGGGAGGGCGGACTCTGGTACGACGAACCGATTCAAGTGGATCGCTCTGACGGCCTGAACGACAGCGAACTCGCCGCGGTCGTGAACCGGTCGATGGCGCGCGTCGAGCAGGTGCGCCAGCTGGAGTTCGAGACCACGGTTCCCGTCTCCATCATCACGCGCGCCGAGTTCCGGAACCAGACGCAGTCGGGCGGTGAGCCGTCCCGGAACGCGAGCCTCCACCAGAACGTGAAGTGGGAGGCCGTGTTCATGACTGGCGAGAACGAGAGCGCTATCGCCGCGCAGCGCTCGAACACCGCCGGGAGCGTCGGCGGCTACTACAGTCCGAGCGAAGACCGCATCGTCATCGTCTCGGACAGCGAGAACCCCCAGATGAACGAGGTGACGCTCTCCCAGGAGCTCTTCCACGCGCTCCAAGACCAGCGGTTCAACATCACGCGCTACGACCAGTCCACGACCGAGTCCCACAACGCCATCGACGGCATCATCGAGGGCGACGGGAACTACGTGGACTACCTCTACGAACAGCGGTGTACCGAGGACTGGGACTGCCTGATGCCGGAGTCCTCCGGCGGCGGTGGGTCGTCGTCCGACCTCCACGTCGGCATGTACGCCATCACGTTCCAGCCGTACAGCGACGGCCCGCCGTTCGTCCAGCAGATTCGGGAGAACGGCGGCTGGGAAGCCGTGAACGCCGTGTACGAGAACCCGCCGGCGAGCACGGAGCAGACCATCCACCCCGCGACGTACGGCGAGGACGCGCCCACCGAGGTGTCCGTCGCGGACACGAGCACGGCGGAGTGGTCGGTGCCCGACCTCGGCCCGAACAGCGTCGATTACGCGGAGTTCGGTGAGGGCGGGATGTACGTCGCGCTCTGGTACCAGAGCTACGTCGCGTCCAACGAGGCGGGCGCGGTGCGGAACGTCGCCATCCCCTACCAGGACTTCTTCTCCGCCTCGGGTGAACTCGACGCGTACAACTACGACCACGAGATGACCGCCGGCTGGGACGGCGACAAACTCGTGCCGTACGTCCGCGACGACTCCACAGAGACGAACGAGACCGGGTACGTCTGGAAGTCCGTCTGGGACTCCCCGCAGGACGCCCAGGAGTTCGTCGAGGGCTACCGCGCCGTCCTCGACCACCTCGGCGCGACCGAGGTGTCCACTGATACGTACCGGATTCCGGACGGGAAGTACGCGGACGCGTTCTCCGTCGAGGTGTCCGGCGACACGGTCACCATCGTGAACGCGCCGACCGTCGAGGAACTCGACGACGTGCACGAGACCGCCTGA
- a CDS encoding cysteine hydrolase family protein yields MEFDPDRTALVVVDMQNGFCHPEGSLYAPASGDAVDPVASLAERARDAGVTLVYTRDVHPPGQFDDTHYYDEFERWGEHVVEDSWDAELVAGLPDPDHVVEKHTYDAFHETELDGWLTARGIDDLLVCGTLANVCVLHTASSAGLRDYRPVVVTDALGYIEPDHKEYATDHADWLFGELTDRDSIDFAPN; encoded by the coding sequence ATGGAGTTCGACCCCGACCGAACCGCGCTGGTCGTCGTGGACATGCAGAACGGCTTCTGTCACCCCGAGGGAAGTCTGTACGCGCCCGCGAGCGGCGACGCGGTCGACCCCGTCGCGAGCCTCGCCGAGCGCGCCCGCGACGCGGGCGTCACCCTCGTGTACACCCGGGACGTGCACCCGCCCGGCCAGTTCGACGACACCCACTACTACGACGAGTTCGAGCGCTGGGGCGAACACGTCGTCGAGGACTCCTGGGACGCCGAACTCGTCGCCGGCCTCCCCGACCCCGACCACGTCGTCGAGAAGCACACCTACGACGCCTTCCACGAGACCGAACTCGACGGCTGGCTCACCGCGAGGGGGATCGACGACCTCCTCGTCTGCGGGACGCTCGCGAACGTCTGCGTCCTCCACACCGCGTCCTCCGCCGGCCTCCGCGACTACCGGCCCGTCGTCGTCACCGACGCCCTCGGCTACATCGAACCCGACCACAAGGAGTACGCCACAGACCACGCCGACTGGCTGTTCGGCGAACTCACCGACCGCGACAGTATCGACTTTGCGCCGAACTGA
- a CDS encoding TIGR00296 family protein — MSEAQSVHLSFEDGARAVELARDSVEAFVRNGQREQPGSMRDAFYNRTGAFVRLESTRGRGRLRGCAGAHETARELGNGTKQLGHAIVDAAIKAASDDSCGSEVEPAELGTTRVSVCTVSNLLLTDNPDEDLELGTHGVAVDGNGQHGWMYPTVPVENDWSVYEYLDRTCRKAGLAPGAWEDDDVMVTLFEGQVFQEREPEGSVEQLSN; from the coding sequence ATGTCCGAGGCCCAGTCAGTCCACCTCTCCTTCGAAGACGGCGCTCGGGCGGTCGAACTCGCACGGGACTCCGTGGAGGCGTTCGTCCGCAACGGGCAGCGAGAGCAGCCGGGCAGTATGCGGGACGCGTTCTACAACCGTACGGGCGCGTTCGTCCGGCTCGAATCGACACGCGGCCGCGGCCGGCTCCGGGGGTGTGCGGGGGCACACGAAACGGCCCGGGAGCTCGGGAACGGCACGAAGCAGCTCGGTCACGCTATCGTCGACGCCGCAATCAAGGCCGCGAGCGACGACTCCTGCGGTTCGGAAGTCGAACCCGCTGAGCTCGGGACGACCCGGGTCTCGGTCTGTACCGTCTCCAACCTCCTCCTCACGGACAACCCGGACGAGGACCTCGAACTCGGCACGCACGGCGTCGCCGTGGACGGGAACGGCCAACACGGCTGGATGTATCCGACGGTGCCCGTGGAGAACGACTGGAGCGTCTACGAGTACCTCGACCGCACGTGCCGGAAGGCCGGCCTCGCACCTGGGGCGTGGGAGGACGACGACGTGATGGTGACGCTGTTCGAGGGCCAGGTGTTCCAGGAGCGCGAACCCGAGGGAAGCGTCGAGCAGCTCTCGAACTAG
- a CDS encoding Hvo_1808 family surface protein codes for MNTRLAAVLGLACLLALAGCANAPTDDPTLAGAADAPADPASDRLGWEHGYWYNESLPVTVSDGLNATEQDAVVHRAMARVEHIRGIEFEEDVPVSVISRETYREQTGSGSGGSGSSTGITFDDVRYEALFLVGESESGSEESSETTSSSVAGYYSPSADRIVIISDTATPVLSETTLGHELVHALQYRNFDLGFSGSTLEARSAALGLIEGDAELVAQRYEAHCGDDWACVSQPASSGSDDGGDSGSGGSGLHYGIYFTQYFPYSDGPGFVASVEQSGGWDAVSDLYADPPASSEQVAQPETYGVDEPTAVSLEDRSDGDWTRLTRSSGAPYAEFGVAGLTGMFAYPAYESSMDDTAARPYVLSPNEFLNRNDAGNVDSSDPINYTTTPVDGWDGDKLYAYKNSGDAAYVWKSVWDSPADAREFAATYRDLLAYWGAQSQGNGVYTIPDGASEFADAFHVSVSGDTVTIVNAPRPSELDDVHAGTPTS; via the coding sequence GTGAACACTCGGCTCGCCGCCGTCCTCGGCCTCGCGTGCCTGCTCGCGCTCGCGGGCTGTGCGAACGCGCCGACGGACGACCCCACGCTCGCCGGCGCGGCGGACGCGCCCGCCGACCCCGCGTCCGACCGACTGGGCTGGGAGCACGGCTACTGGTACAACGAATCGCTCCCCGTCACCGTCTCCGACGGCCTGAACGCGACTGAACAGGACGCGGTCGTCCACCGCGCGATGGCGCGCGTCGAACACATTCGGGGAATCGAGTTCGAGGAGGACGTGCCCGTCTCCGTCATCAGCCGCGAGACCTACCGCGAACAGACCGGAAGCGGCAGTGGCGGGTCGGGGTCGAGTACCGGCATCACGTTCGACGACGTGCGCTACGAGGCGCTGTTCCTCGTCGGCGAGAGCGAGAGCGGGAGCGAGGAGTCCTCGGAGACCACGTCGTCCAGCGTCGCGGGCTACTACAGTCCGAGCGCCGACCGCATCGTCATCATCAGCGACACCGCGACGCCCGTGCTCTCCGAGACGACGCTCGGCCACGAACTCGTGCACGCGCTCCAGTACCGGAACTTCGACCTCGGGTTCTCCGGCTCCACGCTGGAGGCGCGGAGCGCCGCGCTCGGCCTCATCGAGGGCGACGCCGAACTCGTCGCGCAGCGCTACGAGGCGCACTGCGGCGACGACTGGGCGTGCGTCAGTCAGCCCGCGTCCTCCGGGAGCGACGACGGCGGGGATAGCGGGAGTGGCGGGAGCGGCCTGCACTACGGCATCTACTTCACGCAGTACTTCCCGTACAGCGACGGCCCCGGATTCGTCGCGTCCGTCGAGCAGTCCGGCGGCTGGGACGCCGTGAGCGACCTCTACGCCGACCCGCCCGCGAGTTCGGAGCAGGTCGCCCAGCCCGAGACGTACGGCGTGGACGAACCCACCGCGGTCAGTCTCGAAGACCGCTCCGACGGCGACTGGACGCGGCTCACGCGGTCGAGCGGCGCGCCGTACGCGGAGTTCGGCGTCGCCGGCCTCACCGGGATGTTCGCGTACCCCGCCTACGAGTCCTCGATGGACGACACCGCCGCCCGGCCGTACGTCCTCAGCCCGAACGAGTTCCTGAACCGGAACGACGCCGGGAACGTCGATTCGTCCGACCCCATCAACTACACGACGACGCCCGTGGACGGCTGGGACGGCGACAAGCTCTACGCGTACAAGAATAGCGGCGACGCCGCGTACGTCTGGAAGTCCGTCTGGGACTCTCCCGCGGACGCCCGCGAGTTCGCCGCGACCTACCGCGACCTCCTCGCGTACTGGGGCGCACAGTCCCAGGGGAACGGCGTCTACACGATTCCGGACGGCGCGAGCGAGTTCGCGGACGCCTTCCACGTCTCCGTCTCCGGCGACACGGTCACCATCGTGAACGCGCCGCGCCCGAGTGAACTCGACGACGTGCACGCCGGCACCCCCACGTCGTAG
- a CDS encoding nicotinate phosphoribosyltransferase, translating into MSESHGFDIVPTDAIADGRATDAYFDRTLETLDHAGKNPRVVAEVTADQFPTGEFELFAGVKDAAHLLAGLPIDVDALPEGTLFDGGPVLRIEGRYREFARYETSLLGFLSHASGVATAALDARRAAPDSQVLSFGARHVHPSIAAMIERSALLAGLDGFSHVAAGDVLEREASGTMPHALVIAFGAGHQEDAWRAFDDAVPAEVPRVALVDTYSDEKDEALRAADTLGDALDSIRLDTTGSRRGNFEHIIREVRWELDARGHDDVGIFVSGGLGPSDLDALREHVQGFGVGGYVSNADPVDFALDIVERDGDPCAKRGKLSGKKDVYRTREGGHEVALAGRGPDDAESLLQPLIRDGELVREFDLDESREHAREDAERVF; encoded by the coding sequence ATGAGTGAGTCCCACGGCTTCGACATCGTGCCCACGGACGCCATCGCCGACGGCCGTGCGACCGACGCGTACTTCGACCGGACGCTCGAAACCCTCGACCACGCCGGGAAGAACCCGCGGGTCGTCGCGGAGGTCACCGCAGACCAGTTCCCTACGGGTGAGTTCGAACTCTTCGCGGGCGTGAAGGACGCCGCCCACCTCCTCGCCGGCCTCCCGATAGACGTGGACGCGCTCCCCGAGGGAACCCTGTTCGACGGCGGCCCCGTCCTGCGAATCGAAGGACGGTACCGCGAGTTCGCGCGCTACGAGACCAGCCTCCTCGGCTTCCTCTCGCACGCGTCCGGCGTCGCCACCGCCGCGCTCGACGCCCGCCGCGCCGCCCCCGACTCCCAGGTGTTGAGTTTCGGCGCGCGCCACGTCCACCCGAGCATCGCCGCGATGATAGAGCGCTCCGCCCTCCTCGCGGGCCTCGACGGCTTCAGTCACGTCGCCGCGGGCGACGTTCTGGAACGCGAGGCGTCCGGGACGATGCCGCACGCGCTCGTCATCGCGTTCGGCGCGGGCCACCAGGAGGACGCGTGGCGCGCGTTCGACGACGCCGTCCCCGCCGAGGTGCCGCGGGTCGCGCTCGTGGACACGTACTCCGACGAGAAGGACGAAGCCCTCCGCGCCGCCGACACGCTCGGGGACGCCCTCGACAGCATCCGCCTCGACACCACCGGCAGCCGGCGCGGGAACTTCGAACACATCATCCGGGAAGTCCGCTGGGAACTCGACGCCCGCGGCCACGACGACGTGGGCATCTTCGTCAGCGGCGGCCTCGGCCCCAGCGACCTCGACGCGCTCCGCGAGCACGTACAGGGGTTCGGCGTCGGCGGCTACGTCTCGAACGCCGACCCCGTGGACTTCGCGCTCGACATCGTCGAACGCGACGGCGACCCCTGCGCGAAACGCGGGAAACTCTCCGGGAAGAAAGACGTTTATCGAACCCGCGAGGGCGGCCACGAGGTCGCGCTCGCCGGCCGCGGCCCCGACGACGCCGAGTCGCTCCTCCAGCCGCTGATTCGGGACGGCGAACTCGTCCGCGAGTTCGACCTCGACGAGTCGCGAGAACACGCCCGCGAGGACGCAGAACGAGTCTTCTAG
- a CDS encoding aminopeptidase, with product MDDRVREHAETLVDWSARISEGDDVVLSVSEDAHELGVAVAEALGERGANVHTTYGSAEVSRAYLRAHDGDFDENPEFERALYEHADAVLRLGGGRNTAASADVPSETRQAYGKAREGIREARMDTDWVSTVHPTRSLAQQAGMSYEAYQEFVYAAVNRDWQELADEQAKLKEVLDDGEEVRIVSEGTDLTMRIDDRVAVNSCASVAYDSHNLPSGEVFTAPYATEGEVLFDVPMTINGKRVRDVRLTFEDGEVVDYSAAQNEEVIREVVETDEGARRLGELGVGMNRGIDRVTDSILFDEKMGGTVHLALGRAYTSNFPEGREGDANDSAVHVDLITDLRTGGRLVVDGETVQKDGVFRWEDGFDG from the coding sequence ATGGACGACCGAGTGCGAGAGCATGCGGAGACGCTGGTGGATTGGAGCGCGCGAATCAGCGAGGGCGACGACGTGGTGCTCTCGGTGTCGGAGGACGCGCACGAACTGGGTGTCGCGGTCGCGGAAGCGCTGGGGGAGCGCGGCGCGAACGTCCACACGACGTACGGGTCGGCGGAGGTGTCGCGGGCGTACCTGCGCGCGCACGACGGCGACTTCGACGAGAACCCGGAGTTCGAGCGCGCGCTCTACGAGCACGCGGACGCCGTGCTCCGCCTGGGCGGCGGCCGGAACACCGCCGCGAGCGCGGACGTGCCATCGGAGACCCGGCAGGCGTACGGGAAGGCCCGCGAGGGGATTCGGGAGGCCCGCATGGACACCGACTGGGTGAGCACGGTGCACCCGACGCGGTCGCTCGCCCAGCAGGCCGGGATGAGCTACGAGGCCTACCAGGAGTTCGTCTACGCGGCGGTGAACCGGGACTGGCAGGAGCTCGCGGACGAACAGGCGAAACTCAAGGAGGTTCTGGACGACGGCGAGGAGGTTCGCATCGTCTCCGAGGGGACGGATTTGACGATGCGCATCGACGACCGGGTCGCCGTGAACTCCTGTGCGAGCGTGGCGTACGACTCCCACAACCTCCCCTCGGGAGAAGTGTTCACCGCGCCGTACGCGACCGAGGGCGAGGTGCTGTTCGACGTGCCGATGACTATCAACGGCAAGCGCGTGCGCGACGTGCGCCTGACGTTCGAGGACGGCGAGGTCGTGGACTATTCGGCTGCCCAGAACGAGGAGGTCATCCGGGAGGTCGTGGAGACGGACGAAGGAGCGCGACGGCTCGGCGAGCTCGGCGTCGGGATGAACCGCGGCATCGACCGCGTAACCGATAGCATCCTGTTCGACGAGAAGATGGGCGGGACGGTTCACCTCGCGCTCGGCCGGGCGTACACGTCGAACTTCCCCGAGGGTCGGGAGGGCGACGCGAACGACTCGGCGGTGCACGTCGACCTCATCACCGACCTCCGGACGGGCGGCCGTCTCGTCGTGGACGGCGAGACCGTGCAGAAGGACGGCGTCTTCCGCTGGGAGGACGGCTTCGACGGATAG